In Leptotrichia sp. oral taxon 215 str. W9775, a single genomic region encodes these proteins:
- the yedF gene encoding sulfurtransferase-like selenium metabolism protein YedF has product MKKHEFNAKGMACPLPVVQTKKLLAEYDVVETTVDNFVATENLTKLAEQLNYNIDVKKVSDEEYIVTVSNPAAGKEEKKAKFIDTSEDRCVLPVIQAKRALEKNSLVELLVNDEENVKKIHDFAAENNCKFVSEVTESGVYKVILEKEVTEEKEQILQIKDDSYIVVINKQIMGHGNEELGKKLIKAFLYTLTEQEVLPKKILFYNGGALLVDKNRSHVLKELKELEDNGVEIMCCGACIDYYKVDLAIGNSSNMYFIVEDMRTANRVVRP; this is encoded by the coding sequence ATGAAAAAACATGAATTTAATGCTAAAGGAATGGCTTGTCCTTTACCAGTAGTTCAAACAAAAAAATTATTGGCAGAATATGATGTGGTAGAAACAACGGTAGATAACTTTGTAGCAACTGAAAATCTTACAAAACTTGCTGAACAGCTTAATTATAATATTGATGTGAAAAAAGTAAGTGATGAAGAATATATAGTTACAGTGTCAAATCCTGCAGCAGGTAAGGAAGAGAAAAAGGCAAAATTTATAGATACCTCTGAAGACAGATGTGTACTTCCTGTGATTCAGGCAAAACGTGCACTGGAAAAAAACAGTCTTGTAGAACTACTTGTAAATGATGAAGAAAACGTAAAAAAAATTCATGACTTTGCTGCTGAAAATAACTGTAAATTTGTAAGTGAAGTTACTGAAAGCGGAGTATATAAGGTAATTCTGGAAAAAGAAGTTACAGAAGAAAAAGAACAGATTTTACAAATTAAGGATGATAGTTATATAGTAGTTATAAATAAACAGATAATGGGGCATGGAAATGAAGAACTTGGGAAAAAACTGATAAAGGCATTTCTGTATACTCTGACAGAGCAGGAAGTGCTTCCTAAAAAAATATTATTTTATAATGGAGGAGCCCTACTAGTAGATAAAAATCGTAGCCATGTACTGAAAGAATTGAAAGAACTTGAAGATAACGGTGTAGAAATTATGTGCTGTGGAGCATGTATAGATTACTACAAGGTTGATCTTGCAATAGGAAATTCATCAAACATGTATTTCATAGTTGAAGACATGCGTACAGCAAACAGAGTAGTCAGACCGTAG
- a CDS encoding double-cubane-cluster-containing anaerobic reductase, with protein MLRLPENFESYSEARQAGFLKMKELKEKGGKIVGTYCTFVPTELIMAAGAAPVSLCATSEEPISAAETHLPRNLCPLIKASYGFALTDTCPYFYFSDFIVGETTCDGKRKMFELMNDIKDTYVMQLPSSRNEAALNSWEYEMKRFQEKLEDFYNVKITEEDIKKAIELKNKEREAVLKFLELGRLNPSPISGYELSTKLDALSFMPNMEDRIALIEKRTEEVLKDWEENYKGKPSRKPRILVTGCPNGGVRDKTIKIIEELGADAVVFDTCNATREKIDKVKTDLPVYRALAEKYLNINCSVMSPNTKRLDYIRDMIDEYEVDGVLEIVLQACHTFAIEAHNVKKAVIEKGKSYINIETDYSMADMGQITTRLEAFLETMDK; from the coding sequence ATGTTAAGATTACCTGAAAATTTTGAAAGCTATTCTGAAGCAAGACAGGCAGGATTCCTTAAAATGAAGGAACTGAAAGAAAAAGGAGGGAAAATAGTAGGAACTTATTGTACATTCGTACCTACGGAACTGATTATGGCGGCAGGAGCTGCTCCTGTATCTCTTTGTGCAACAAGTGAAGAACCAATAAGTGCGGCAGAAACACATCTGCCAAGAAACTTATGTCCGCTTATAAAGGCGAGTTATGGATTTGCACTTACAGATACGTGTCCTTACTTTTATTTTTCAGACTTTATAGTAGGGGAAACAACTTGTGACGGAAAAAGAAAAATGTTTGAATTGATGAATGATATTAAGGATACCTATGTAATGCAGCTTCCTTCTTCAAGGAATGAGGCGGCTTTAAATTCATGGGAATATGAAATGAAAAGATTTCAGGAAAAACTGGAAGATTTTTATAATGTTAAAATAACGGAAGAAGATATAAAAAAGGCTATTGAACTAAAAAATAAGGAAAGGGAAGCAGTACTTAAATTTCTTGAACTGGGAAGATTAAATCCTTCTCCAATATCAGGTTATGAGTTAAGTACAAAACTGGATGCATTGAGCTTTATGCCAAATATGGAGGATAGAATAGCTTTAATCGAAAAAAGAACAGAAGAAGTGCTGAAAGACTGGGAAGAAAACTATAAGGGAAAACCGTCAAGAAAACCTAGAATACTTGTTACAGGATGTCCTAACGGAGGAGTAAGGGATAAAACTATAAAGATAATAGAAGAACTTGGAGCAGATGCGGTGGTATTTGACACATGTAATGCCACAAGGGAAAAAATAGATAAAGTTAAGACGGATTTACCTGTGTATAGAGCACTGGCAGAAAAATATCTGAATATAAACTGTTCTGTTATGAGCCCAAATACTAAAAGACTGGACTATATAAGAGATATGATAGATGAGTATGAAGTGGACGGAGTATTGGAAATTGTATTACAGGCATGTCATACATTTGCAATTGAAGCCCATAATGTAAAAAAAGCTGTAATTGAAAAAGGAAAGTCTTACATTAATATAGAAACTGATTATTCAATGGCTGATATGGGTCAGATTACTACAAGGCTTGAAGCATTCCTTGAAACAATGGATAAATAG
- a CDS encoding acyl-CoA dehydratase activase, whose product MDYDYYVGIDIGSTGSKVAVIDGKSLVYYFNFPTGWNSKETANEIYRRLKEKSFTENMRCVATGYGRICVDYADKVVTEITCHGRGAYALFERDCTVIDVGGQDTKIITLEDGQVRDFLMNDKCAAGTGKFIEIMANRLGATFDELYDIAKKGNPLSISSMCTVFAESEVISHIGAGEKREDIASGVISSVAERVANLCKRHGLGNEVFLTGGLSGMPYFIEVLSKKLNRDIKTHPLSRYAGAIGAALTGLSNRKIILEP is encoded by the coding sequence ATGGATTATGATTATTATGTTGGCATTGACATAGGTTCTACAGGTTCAAAAGTTGCGGTTATTGATGGGAAGTCACTTGTTTATTATTTTAATTTTCCTACAGGATGGAACAGTAAGGAAACTGCAAATGAAATATACAGAAGACTTAAGGAAAAATCATTTACTGAAAATATGAGATGTGTGGCAACCGGATATGGTAGAATCTGCGTAGATTATGCTGATAAAGTCGTTACAGAAATAACTTGTCATGGAAGAGGGGCCTATGCCTTGTTTGAAAGGGACTGTACAGTTATAGATGTAGGTGGCCAGGATACAAAGATAATAACTCTGGAAGATGGCCAGGTCAGGGATTTCCTGATGAATGATAAATGTGCCGCAGGAACAGGGAAATTTATAGAAATTATGGCAAATAGGCTTGGAGCGACTTTTGATGAGCTGTATGATATTGCCAAGAAGGGAAACCCGCTTTCTATAAGTTCAATGTGTACAGTATTTGCTGAATCTGAAGTTATAAGCCATATTGGTGCAGGCGAAAAAAGGGAAGATATAGCTTCAGGAGTAATATCTTCAGTTGCTGAAAGGGTGGCAAATCTTTGTAAAAGACATGGATTAGGAAATGAAGTTTTTCTTACAGGTGGACTTAGTGGAATGCCTTATTTTATAGAAGTACTGTCAAAAAAACTGAACAGGGATATAAAAACTCATCCGTTGTCAAGATATGCAGGAGCAATAGGAGCCGCACTGACAGGACTTTCAAACAGAAAGATAATTTTAGAACCTTAA
- a CDS encoding transporter substrate-binding domain-containing protein — MKKNFLNVIILLLMGLFLVSCGGQKQDASKESPQGENGKIKVKVGTEGTFAPFSYMDDKDNLTGYDIEVVREIGKRANIDFEFIPTPWDGMFLGLESGKFDMIANQVTKNPEREEKYAFSDDYLTTGAQIIVKKGRTDIKSLDDLKGKKVLICLGCNYQKMLTEYDTKNEINPGNYEGSETIALEEIAEGKIDATIHDRLVAAYFNKKKGSELIETVGDVMEKKSVYFVYRKDAKSEEIKNRMNKALEEMKKDGTLAKLSTQWFNEDYTK, encoded by the coding sequence ATGAAAAAGAATTTTTTAAATGTAATTATCCTTTTATTAATGGGATTATTTTTAGTAAGTTGTGGTGGACAGAAGCAGGATGCATCAAAGGAAAGTCCTCAGGGAGAAAATGGGAAAATAAAAGTAAAAGTTGGAACAGAAGGAACTTTTGCACCTTTCAGTTATATGGATGATAAAGATAACTTGACAGGATATGACATTGAAGTTGTAAGAGAAATTGGAAAAAGGGCAAATATTGATTTTGAATTTATTCCTACACCTTGGGATGGGATGTTCTTAGGACTGGAATCAGGAAAATTTGATATGATTGCAAACCAGGTTACAAAAAATCCTGAAAGGGAAGAAAAATATGCATTTTCTGACGATTATTTGACAACAGGGGCACAAATAATTGTAAAAAAAGGAAGAACAGATATTAAATCATTGGATGACTTAAAAGGGAAAAAAGTGTTAATCTGTTTAGGATGTAATTATCAGAAAATGTTGACAGAATATGATACGAAAAATGAAATAAATCCAGGAAACTATGAGGGTTCAGAAACAATAGCACTTGAGGAAATAGCAGAAGGAAAAATAGATGCAACTATACATGACAGACTTGTAGCAGCTTACTTCAATAAAAAGAAAGGTTCAGAACTGATAGAAACAGTTGGAGATGTTATGGAGAAAAAATCTGTATACTTCGTATATAGAAAAGATGCTAAATCTGAAGAAATAAAAAATAGAATGAATAAAGCACTGGAAGAAATGAAAAAAGATGGAACTTTAGCAAAATTATCAACGCAGTGGTTCAATGAAGACTATACAAAATAG
- the selD gene encoding selenide, water dikinase SelD: protein MGPGALSGLLDDLPKKKDENLIVGYESSDDAAVYKISEDKAIIQTLDFFTTMINDPYLYGQIAATNALSDVYAMGGKVITALNIVAFPEKMDMEILKQILKGGAEKVHEAGGVLAGGHSIHDSTPKYGLSVTGVVHPDKILVNNNCKEGDVLIVTKPLGVSIINSAHMIKECSEEAFATCVKQMTTLNKYAAEVMEEYPVNSCTDITGFGFLGHLVEMLDGKYSAEIFSENIPVLPEAYHCASEFIITAGGQLNRNYLKDKVEFKVNDFPMEEIMFDPQTSGGLLISLPEKYGEELLEKLNKLEIKSAIVGKVVKRQEKDVVIL, encoded by the coding sequence ATAGGGCCGGGAGCTCTATCAGGTCTATTGGATGATTTACCTAAAAAGAAGGATGAAAACCTTATAGTAGGTTACGAGTCATCTGATGATGCGGCGGTTTATAAAATATCTGAAGATAAGGCGATTATTCAGACATTGGATTTCTTCACAACTATGATAAATGACCCATATTTATATGGACAGATAGCTGCGACAAATGCACTGAGTGATGTTTATGCAATGGGAGGTAAGGTAATAACAGCTTTAAATATAGTTGCCTTCCCTGAGAAAATGGATATGGAAATATTGAAGCAGATATTAAAAGGTGGTGCTGAAAAGGTTCACGAAGCAGGAGGAGTTCTTGCCGGAGGACATTCAATACACGATTCTACGCCGAAATACGGACTATCAGTTACAGGAGTTGTACACCCTGACAAAATACTGGTAAACAATAACTGTAAAGAAGGAGATGTGCTCATAGTGACAAAACCTTTAGGTGTAAGTATTATAAATTCTGCACATATGATAAAAGAATGTTCGGAAGAAGCTTTTGCCACGTGTGTCAAACAAATGACAACATTGAACAAATATGCGGCTGAAGTTATGGAAGAGTATCCTGTAAACAGTTGTACAGATATAACAGGTTTTGGATTTTTAGGCCATCTTGTGGAAATGCTGGATGGAAAATATTCAGCTGAAATTTTCTCTGAAAATATTCCTGTACTTCCTGAAGCATACCACTGTGCAAGCGAGTTTATAATTACAGCAGGAGGACAGTTAAACAGAAACTATCTTAAGGATAAGGTAGAATTCAAGGTTAATGATTTTCCAATGGAGGAAATAATGTTTGATCCTCAGACATCGGGAGGACTTCTTATAAGTCTGCCTGAAAAATATGGGGAAGAACTGCTGGAAAAGTTAAATAAACTGGAAATAAAAAGTGCAATAGTGGGAAAAGTTGTAAAAAGACAGGAAAAAGATGTAGTAATTTTATAA
- the selB gene encoding selenocysteine-specific translation elongation factor — MSNVIIGTAGHIDHGKTTLIKALSGIETDTMTEEKERGISINLGFAYFDLPSGKRCGVVDVPGHEKFIKNMLVGAVGINLVLLLVDAREGIMPQTKEHADILSLLGVENFIIVMTKIDLADEDYRTLVREDIESFIKGTPLEGSPIVEVDSVSRKGIDELLHVIDKKTDDIAELKNSGNVRLNIDRAFQVKGFGTVITGTLTEGKISVGDELEVYPHDIKTKVRNIQVHKQDVKTAYAGQRTAINLTNIKVEDIGRGCSLATPGTLTKTYMLDTEVQMIKNSGINLELWDRVRVYTGTSEVMARFVPLGGDVLEEGSKGFAQLRLEEEIAVKNYDKFIIRTYSPMITIGGGVILDCNPKKHNRFNDEILNKLKIQSKGSGKDLIANYILLNQQYLVTADKIAKALEKSSEEVLKDLDELLEEKTVYVTKEGYIHSKKYEDVSERIAAVISDYHNKFKLKKGMSKAELISKFKMNQKEFAAMVELLSVNKVLKIEGNFVSIFDFSVKYDDKQMQEKKRIEKTLLESAFTPPTIKELTKGNKVANEVLDSLLGDTVIRLNEDIVIHVRTFDEAKNKVLKHFEGNKKLLLSEFRDMTGSTRKYALPILEYMDKAGVTKRVEDYRVKGNEV, encoded by the coding sequence ATGAGTAATGTAATAATAGGAACTGCAGGACATATTGATCATGGAAAAACAACACTGATAAAGGCTCTAAGCGGTATAGAAACAGATACAATGACAGAAGAGAAGGAGAGGGGAATATCTATAAACCTTGGATTTGCCTACTTTGACTTGCCAAGTGGGAAAAGATGCGGGGTTGTGGATGTTCCTGGACACGAAAAATTTATAAAAAATATGCTTGTAGGGGCTGTTGGGATAAACCTTGTGCTACTTCTGGTAGATGCAAGGGAAGGGATAATGCCACAGACAAAGGAGCATGCAGACATACTGTCATTATTAGGAGTAGAAAATTTCATAATAGTAATGACAAAAATAGACCTTGCAGATGAGGATTACAGAACTCTTGTAAGGGAAGATATAGAAAGTTTCATAAAAGGAACTCCGCTTGAAGGAAGTCCTATTGTGGAAGTGGATTCTGTTTCACGTAAGGGGATAGATGAACTTTTACATGTAATCGACAAAAAGACAGATGACATAGCGGAACTAAAAAATTCTGGAAATGTGCGTCTTAATATAGACAGGGCATTTCAGGTAAAAGGTTTTGGGACAGTAATAACTGGAACTTTAACTGAAGGAAAGATTTCTGTAGGAGATGAACTGGAAGTTTATCCTCACGATATAAAGACAAAGGTAAGAAATATTCAGGTTCATAAGCAAGATGTAAAAACAGCCTATGCAGGACAGAGAACAGCCATAAACCTGACTAATATAAAAGTTGAAGATATAGGAAGGGGATGCTCGCTTGCAACTCCTGGGACATTAACAAAAACATATATGCTGGATACGGAAGTTCAGATGATAAAAAATTCCGGAATAAACCTTGAGCTTTGGGACAGGGTAAGGGTTTATACTGGAACTTCTGAAGTAATGGCGAGATTTGTTCCACTTGGAGGAGATGTTCTTGAAGAAGGAAGCAAAGGGTTTGCACAGCTCCGTCTTGAGGAAGAAATAGCTGTAAAAAATTATGATAAATTTATTATAAGAACTTATTCGCCTATGATAACAATAGGGGGAGGAGTAATACTGGACTGCAATCCTAAAAAACATAACAGGTTCAATGATGAAATCTTAAATAAACTTAAGATACAGTCTAAAGGAAGTGGCAAGGATCTTATAGCAAACTATATTTTACTTAACCAGCAGTATCTGGTTACAGCAGATAAGATTGCGAAGGCACTTGAAAAATCTTCTGAAGAAGTATTGAAGGATCTGGATGAACTTCTGGAGGAAAAAACTGTATATGTAACAAAGGAAGGATATATACATTCGAAAAAATATGAAGATGTAAGTGAAAGAATTGCGGCAGTTATTTCAGATTATCATAATAAATTTAAGCTGAAAAAAGGAATGTCCAAGGCTGAACTTATTTCAAAATTTAAAATGAATCAGAAGGAATTTGCAGCTATGGTTGAACTTCTTTCTGTAAATAAAGTTTTAAAAATAGAAGGAAATTTCGTTTCAATTTTTGATTTTTCTGTAAAATATGATGATAAGCAAATGCAGGAAAAGAAACGTATTGAGAAAACCCTTCTGGAAAGTGCATTTACACCTCCAACAATAAAAGAACTTACAAAAGGTAACAAAGTAGCCAATGAAGTTCTTGACTCACTGTTAGGAGATACTGTAATCAGGCTGAATGAGGATATTGTTATCCATGTCCGTACATTTGATGAGGCAAAAAATAAGGTTCTGAAACATTTTGAAGGAAATAAGAAATTACTGCTTTCAGAATTTAGGGATATGACAGGTTCGACTAGAAAGTATGCCCTGCCAATATTGGAATACATGGATAAGGCCGGTGTAACAAAGAGAGTTGAAGATTACAGAGTAAAGGGAAATGAGGTGTAA
- a CDS encoding OsmC family protein, with amino-acid sequence MSNLYESRNYDVSYRAILTNKETVKVFTEKNFIEVTSEVEFDSEKSQYSSINYFASSIVGGIIHSLKNTGKRSGIFLGEIEGKIKIKLKNPLTLLGVKGYEEEPVISECSIIMYIYSELDDEEIIKFCEKALKYCYIYNTVKKSINMDIKFVPII; translated from the coding sequence ATGAGTAATCTTTATGAATCAAGAAATTATGATGTGTCTTACAGGGCAATATTGACAAATAAGGAAACTGTAAAAGTTTTTACTGAAAAGAATTTTATAGAAGTTACAAGTGAAGTGGAATTTGATTCAGAGAAAAGCCAGTACAGTTCCATAAATTATTTTGCAAGCTCCATAGTGGGTGGGATAATTCACAGTCTTAAGAATACTGGTAAAAGAAGTGGAATTTTCTTAGGTGAAATAGAAGGAAAAATAAAAATTAAACTAAAAAATCCCCTCACTTTATTAGGAGTAAAGGGTTATGAAGAAGAACCTGTAATATCAGAATGTTCCATTATAATGTATATTTATTCGGAACTTGACGATGAAGAAATTATAAAGTTTTGTGAAAAGGCTTTAAAGTATTGTTATATCTATAACACAGTAAAAAAATCTATAAATATGGATATTAAATTTGTACCTATTATTTAA
- a CDS encoding cobalamin-independent methionine synthase II family protein — protein sequence MEKYLPFTTSLLGSMPRSKKIMQYRRKVQSGEISSDELDSLVAEETLKIVEMQKRCNVDIITNGELSRDNYVSFVSDKLKGVTMMNMGDMLEYIEDKKAFEQILEILDVPAVSIKNAICTGKVEYDKELVADEMAELKKITDAPVKATLPGPYLMTRSMWLPALSKKYYKNKEELGQDIIKVLKQEIDRLAIIKTDVVQFDEPVLTEVVFSEGHTRSFMCAALSEKKDPKEELEFATGLIKEIVEYAKGKNIAVSLHVCRGNWSKNESTLLSGPYTPLLPLFEEVKPDILTLEFSTPRAGELSSLLESEIIRKNCILGLGVINPRTDNIETSEEIVERAEEALKWLPKEKVWLNPDCGFATFANRPVNTMEIIEKKLIQLDKAKKYLREKYE from the coding sequence ATGGAAAAATACTTACCTTTTACAACTTCTCTTCTAGGTAGTATGCCTAGAAGCAAGAAAATAATGCAGTACAGAAGAAAAGTACAGTCGGGGGAAATTTCATCAGATGAACTTGACAGCCTGGTGGCAGAAGAAACGTTGAAAATCGTTGAAATGCAGAAACGGTGCAATGTTGATATTATTACCAATGGAGAATTAAGCAGGGATAACTATGTTTCGTTTGTTTCAGATAAGCTGAAAGGTGTTACAATGATGAACATGGGAGACATGCTCGAATATATTGAAGATAAAAAGGCATTTGAGCAGATTCTGGAAATTCTGGATGTTCCGGCTGTAAGCATAAAAAATGCAATCTGTACAGGGAAAGTGGAATATGATAAGGAACTTGTAGCAGATGAAATGGCAGAATTGAAGAAAATAACAGATGCCCCTGTTAAAGCCACTTTGCCCGGGCCTTATCTGATGACAAGGTCTATGTGGCTTCCTGCCCTATCAAAGAAATATTATAAAAATAAGGAGGAACTGGGGCAGGATATAATAAAAGTGCTCAAACAGGAGATCGACAGGCTGGCGATTATAAAAACGGATGTAGTACAGTTTGATGAACCTGTACTTACAGAAGTTGTATTTTCAGAAGGACATACACGTTCCTTCATGTGTGCCGCCCTTTCTGAAAAGAAGGATCCAAAAGAAGAACTGGAATTTGCCACAGGATTAATAAAAGAAATTGTAGAGTATGCTAAAGGAAAAAATATTGCTGTTTCCCTCCATGTGTGCCGTGGAAACTGGAGTAAAAATGAAAGTACGCTGTTAAGCGGGCCTTATACTCCTCTGTTACCGCTTTTTGAAGAAGTGAAGCCTGACATACTGACTCTTGAATTTTCAACTCCACGTGCAGGAGAGCTGAGTTCCCTGCTGGAGAGTGAAATTATAAGAAAAAACTGTATTTTAGGCCTGGGTGTTATTAATCCCAGAACAGACAATATTGAAACTTCTGAAGAAATAGTTGAAAGAGCGGAGGAAGCATTGAAATGGCTTCCTAAGGAAAAAGTGTGGTTAAATCCAGATTGCGGATTTGCTACATTTGCAAACAGACCTGTAAATACAATGGAAATAATAGAAAAAAAACTCATTCAGCTTGATAAGGCAAAAAAATATCTGAGGGAAAAATATGAGTAA
- a CDS encoding DUF3343 domain-containing protein codes for MTKTIDEGIVVFYNTHDAIKADNICDTEKIDAGLVPVHPSISLGCGFMLKISWNNFSSLIELLEKENVRYKALYYSRKTGIKREVELLYEDNDIPEINK; via the coding sequence ATGACTAAAACAATAGATGAAGGAATAGTGGTGTTTTATAACACTCACGATGCAATAAAAGCAGATAATATATGTGATACTGAAAAGATTGATGCGGGACTGGTTCCAGTCCATCCTTCAATCTCACTGGGATGCGGTTTCATGCTGAAAATTTCATGGAATAATTTTAGCAGTCTGATAGAGCTGCTGGAAAAGGAAAATGTGAGATACAAGGCATTATATTATTCAAGGAAAACAGGTATAAAAAGAGAAGTGGAACTGCTTTATGAGGATAATGATATTCCAGAAATAAACAAATAA
- the selA gene encoding L-seryl-tRNA(Sec) selenium transferase — MKHLLSKIPAINKILMTEEVKQLLEEYPEVFVKDIVKKETENIKNEILNNSLNEVPSMEKIIEKINHSVKKNYKYSLRRVINATGTILHTNLGRSILSESIKENLIDVAFNYSNLEFNLAEKQRGSRYVHLIDIIKRLTGAEDVLVVNNNAAAVMLTLSTLAKDKEIVVSRGELVEIGGAFRIPEIIKLSGGTIQEVGTTNKTHLKDYVNAINENTGILLKVHTSNYKIVGFTKEVTYKELADLAHEKGLVAVNDLGSGQFVDFTSYGLTYEPTVKEVLESGIDVVTFSGDKLLGGPQAGIIVGKKKYIEAMKKNQLTRALRVDKMTIAALEATFRLYLDEEKALKEIPTLNMISMSMEELKEKAEKFAEKVKETAFTSEIMEDKAEIGGGSYPGVYLDSVSVKLTHNTRTATEIEGILLEADIPIITRIKENSIIFDMRTLREQEFNLVVESLKKIRS; from the coding sequence ATGAAGCATTTATTATCAAAAATTCCGGCAATTAATAAAATACTTATGACGGAAGAAGTAAAACAGCTGCTGGAGGAATATCCTGAAGTTTTTGTAAAGGATATTGTAAAAAAAGAAACAGAAAATATAAAAAATGAAATATTGAATAATAGTCTTAATGAAGTACCTTCAATGGAAAAAATTATAGAAAAAATTAATCATTCAGTGAAGAAAAATTATAAATACTCCCTAAGAAGAGTTATAAATGCAACCGGGACAATACTTCATACTAATCTTGGAAGAAGTATCCTCAGTGAAAGCATAAAGGAAAACCTTATAGATGTTGCATTCAATTATTCCAATCTGGAATTTAATCTTGCTGAAAAACAGAGGGGAAGCAGATATGTGCACCTAATAGATATTATTAAACGTCTTACAGGAGCAGAAGATGTTCTTGTGGTTAATAATAATGCCGCCGCTGTAATGCTTACTTTGAGTACATTGGCAAAGGATAAGGAAATAGTAGTATCCCGTGGAGAGCTTGTGGAAATTGGAGGAGCTTTCAGAATACCTGAAATAATCAAGCTGAGTGGGGGAACTATTCAGGAAGTGGGGACAACAAATAAAACACACCTGAAGGACTATGTCAATGCTATTAATGAAAATACAGGAATACTGCTGAAAGTTCATACAAGTAATTATAAAATAGTAGGATTTACAAAGGAAGTAACCTATAAGGAACTTGCAGATTTAGCCCATGAAAAAGGCCTTGTAGCTGTAAATGATTTGGGAAGTGGACAGTTTGTGGACTTTACTTCTTATGGCCTTACATATGAGCCTACGGTAAAGGAAGTACTGGAAAGTGGAATAGATGTAGTTACATTTAGCGGGGACAAACTTCTGGGAGGGCCTCAGGCAGGAATAATTGTAGGAAAGAAAAAATATATAGAAGCCATGAAAAAGAATCAGCTTACACGTGCACTGCGTGTGGATAAAATGACAATAGCGGCACTGGAAGCTACATTCAGGCTTTATCTTGATGAAGAAAAGGCATTGAAGGAAATTCCCACATTGAACATGATTTCCATGTCAATGGAAGAATTAAAGGAAAAGGCTGAAAAATTTGCTGAAAAGGTTAAGGAAACAGCTTTTACATCTGAAATAATGGAAGATAAAGCGGAAATTGGCGGAGGAAGTTACCCCGGTGTGTATCTTGACAGTGTATCAGTAAAACTGACACATAATACAAGAACGGCAACAGAAATAGAAGGAATTTTACTTGAAGCTGATATTCCAATTATTACAAGAATTAAAGAAAACAGTATTATTTTTGATATGAGAACATTAAGGGAACAGGAATTTAACTTAGTAGTGGAAAGTCTCAAGAAAATTAGAAGTTAA
- a CDS encoding transporter substrate-binding domain-containing protein translates to MKLRGKILLGVLTICLLFLMSCGNAGNKQEAPKEEKMKVRVGVEADYPPYTFTDQSGKMTGYDVEVLEEIGKRKNFDVEFLVTPWDGMFLGLEAEKFDLLTDLSKSPEREQKYDFTDEYLVSGPQIIVKKGRTDIQKIDDFKGKKIMSSVGSEYNELLKKYNKDEQFKIVYYDGDVTVAFDEIVQGRADATINDRLTAGYFIKQKGDIIELVGDPIERSTAHMIVRKNDNKLKEAINEGLKEMKADGTLAKLSEKWFGADYTK, encoded by the coding sequence ATGAAATTGAGAGGGAAAATTTTATTAGGAGTTTTAACAATCTGTTTATTATTCTTAATGTCTTGTGGAAATGCCGGGAATAAGCAGGAGGCCCCAAAGGAAGAAAAAATGAAAGTAAGAGTTGGGGTTGAAGCAGATTATCCACCATATACTTTTACTGATCAAAGTGGAAAAATGACAGGATATGATGTTGAAGTACTGGAAGAGATTGGAAAAAGAAAAAATTTCGATGTGGAATTTCTTGTTACACCTTGGGACGGAATGTTTTTAGGACTGGAAGCAGAAAAATTTGATTTGCTGACAGATCTTTCAAAAAGTCCTGAAAGAGAACAGAAATATGATTTTACTGATGAATATTTAGTTTCAGGACCACAGATAATAGTAAAAAAAGGAAGAACAGATATTCAAAAAATAGATGATTTTAAAGGTAAAAAAATTATGTCAAGTGTTGGAAGTGAATATAATGAACTGCTAAAAAAATACAATAAAGATGAACAGTTTAAAATAGTGTATTATGATGGGGATGTAACAGTTGCCTTTGATGAAATAGTTCAGGGAAGGGCAGATGCTACAATTAATGATAGACTTACTGCAGGATATTTTATAAAACAGAAGGGTGACATAATAGAATTAGTGGGAGACCCTATTGAAAGATCAACTGCACACATGATTGTCAGAAAAAATGATAATAAGTTAAAGGAAGCAATAAACGAAGGATTAAAAGAAATGAAAGCTGACGGAACTTTAGCAAAACTATCAGAAAAATGGTTTGGGGCAGATTATACAAAATAG